The DNA segment TACTAATCCAATACAAGTAAGATATGATGATGAAATAAAAACAATTTTACAAGATATAAAAACTGAAGTAAAACCTTTATTAAAAGATAAGCTCAACTTAGAATGGACTTGTCTACGTCTACTAGAAGATGATAATGATTTAATTAATTCTATTAATAAATATATCAATATAGATTTATCTCAAGATAATGAATTAAATAAAAAAATACAAGAATCCAAAAATAAAACTCCTAATATTAAAGATAAAATTGTTTCTTCTATTGTTCATCAAGCAGAAGATATTTCTAATAAAGTAGTAAAAAAACATCAAAAAAACCATAATGAGTTTGATTATAAAATAGACAATATACTAACTTCTAAAATATTTGGAATCCCTATAATGATTGCTTTATTAGGTGTAATTTTTTGGATTACCATACAAGGGGCTAATTATCCCTCCCAATTACTTGCAAATGGTCTATTCTGGATTGAAGGAAAATTAACTTTATTTTTTAGTTTTTTAGGTACTCCACAATGGATACATGATATTTTAGTTCTAGGAATGTATAGAACTCTTGCATGGGTTATTTCTGTCATGTTACCTCCTATGGCAATATTCTTTCCTCTTTTTACATTACTAGAAGATTTAGGTTATCTACCAAGGGTTGCATTTAACCTAGATTATTATTTTAAAAAAGCATGTGCACATGGCAAGCAAGCTCTTACAATGTGTATGGGATTTGGATGTAATGCTGCAGGAATTATAGCATGTAGAATAATAGATTCTCCTAGGGAAAAACTCATAGCAATAATTACAAATAACTTTGTACCATGTAATGGAAGATTTCCTACCTTAATAGCTCTTGCTACTATTTTTATTGCTAGTGGAGCTGGGGCTTTTAGTTCTGTATTTGCAACTCTTTCAGTATTGTCTGCTATAATACTTGGAGTCTTTATTACCTTAATAATATCTAAAATACTATCTAAGACAATATTAAAAGGTCTTCCATCTTCATTTACTTTGGAACTTCCACCTTATAGAAAACCACAAGTAGGAAAAGTAATTTTTCGTTCTATTTTTGATCGTACATTATTTGTTCTTGGTCGTGCAGT comes from the Senegalia massiliensis genome and includes:
- the feoB gene encoding ferrous iron transport protein B produces the protein MFNIKSQSKDNIIIALAGNPNTGKSTVFNNLTGLKQHTGNWPGKTVTNAQGKYKYKDDNYILVDLPGTYSLLSNSQDEKVARDFICFGNPDATVVVTDATSLERNLNLVLQILEMTKKVVVCVNLMDEANRKSIKINIKELSNILGVPVIATSAREGEGLDKLQEAIRKVSKEQVSTNPIQVRYDDEIKTILQDIKTEVKPLLKDKLNLEWTCLRLLEDDNDLINSINKYINIDLSQDNELNKKIQESKNKTPNIKDKIVSSIVHQAEDISNKVVKKHQKNHNEFDYKIDNILTSKIFGIPIMIALLGVIFWITIQGANYPSQLLANGLFWIEGKLTLFFSFLGTPQWIHDILVLGMYRTLAWVISVMLPPMAIFFPLFTLLEDLGYLPRVAFNLDYYFKKACAHGKQALTMCMGFGCNAAGIIACRIIDSPREKLIAIITNNFVPCNGRFPTLIALATIFIASGAGAFSSVFATLSVLSAIILGVFITLIISKILSKTILKGLPSSFTLELPPYRKPQVGKVIFRSIFDRTLFVLGRAVAIAAPAGLVIWIMANITIGGSSILTHSAMFLDPFARLLGMDGYIMMAFILGLPANEIVLPILIMSYLSKGAMLELDSLSEMRNLFINNGWTWLTAVCTMLFSLNHWPCGTTLWTIKKETGSLKWTIISFIIPTITGIIITFIVAQTARLLGLI